GGAGCGCACCCCGGCCGGGATCCTCCCGCGCAGCTCGCGGCGCTGGGTGCGGGCGGCCGCCACCGGCAGCCTCAGGGCCAGGCGGCTGCGCAGAGGAAGGTGACGGGACAGGTCCACTGAGTACACGCTCAGGCCCCCCAGGCCCGCCGCCTCCAGGGAGCCCACTGCCGCCACGAGGCGCTCGAGGGTCTTCTCCCAGGCGATGATGACGCGCCCGCGGTGGATGTGGAACTGTTCGCGCAGCTGGGCGGCGGGCGCCAGCGGGTTGTGCTCGGCCACGATCGCCCCGATGCGCCAGGCCGCGTAGGCCACGACCACGTGCTGAGGGCAGTTGGGAAGAATGAGCCCGACAACGTCCCCGCGCCCGACCCCCAGGCCCCGCAGGGCCTCCGCGGCCCGCGCCACCTGAGTCTCCAGCTGGGAGTAGGTGGTGGTCGCTCCCAGGAAGTCCAGGGCCACTCGGTCCGGGAAGTCCCGGGCGGCGTCGCGCAGCATGCAGGACAGAGGCTCGCTGACAGCGGGGATCGTCGAGGGCACCCCGGCCTGTTGGTAGACGGCCTCAAGGGCCTCAGCGCCAAAGGCGTCCGAGCCGGCCGCCGACGCGGCGCCCTGCGTGAGCGCGGCTACCGACGTGCGTGAAGCACTCATGGGTCTTCCCCCTTGTCTGCCGTGAGCCTTCCCCCGACGGGGAGGGTCTCGCCCGCCGCGGGTGCCGCCCGCGAGCGACGATGAGAACTCAGGAGCAACCGTAACCTACGGTGGCGTAACCTGCGTGGTCGGAGGCGTTGACAACCCTGTGCGATCCGGCTCACCGGCCGGAGGAACGCGGCTCCAGGCCCCGGAGGAGCGGTAGGCGGCTGACCACCCGCAGGCGGCGCGTGGGACGAGTCATCGCCACGTACAGGTCTCCCGCGCTGCGCTCACCGATCTCAGTGGGATCCACGAGCACCACGACGTCGAACTCCAGCCCCTTGGACAGCACCGGATCGACCACCAGCAGCCGCGAGCGCAGCACGTCGCCTCCCGGAGCCTCCATCGCCGCGACCAGGTCCGGGTCCTGGCGCAGCAGCGCCTCAGTGCGCCCGGGGGAGGGGCAGATGACCGCGATGCGCCCGACGCCGGCCCCCACCTGCTCGTCCAGGCGGGCCGACTCCTGGGCCACGACCTCGCGCAGGAGGCTCGCCCAGGCCTCGGGCTGCGCACCCTCAGGGGACTGCGACAGGTCGGTGACCTCCAGGCAGTCGGGCAGGTCGCGCACCGAGCGCACCGGGTAGACCGGCGGGTGGCCCAGATGCGTCACCGTCTCCTCGGCCGCCTCCATGATCGTGGCCGGCGTGCGGTAGCAGACGCTGAGGGCCTCCTCGCGCAGCGGGGTCGACCCTCCACGCGAGCGCCCCGACTGCCGGCCCTGCCGCGAGCGCGAACGGGCCCGGTGACGCGACTGCGACCGGGACCGGCCCTGGGCCTCCGCAGCATCCTCAGCCGACGCCGTCCCCAGGGCGGTGAGCACCTCACCCCAGCTGCCCGGGGCGTGGGGGCCCGAGTACTGGGCCAGGTCCCCCACCACGGTGAAGGAGCGCACCGGGCAGCGACGCGCCAGCGCCCGCCACGCCATGGTGCCCAGCTCCTGAGCCTCATCGACGACGACGTGCCCGTAGGTCCACGTCCGATCCGACCGGGCCCGTTCGGCCAGAGTCAGAGTGGGGCCACCCTGGGAGACCCGGTCGGCCAGCATCTCGGCACTGACCATCCCGCCGCCCAGTTCCTGGGACTCGATCGCCTGGGCCGCGTATGCCACCAGGTCCTCGCGGCGGCGGGCCTCCAGCCGGGCGCGCCGGGCCTGGGCGTCCTCACTGGGGCCCAGCAGCTCGGCCAGCTCGTCAATGAGCGGGATGTCCGCCGCAGTCAGAGCGCTTCCCGGCTCACGGTGCAGCAGCGCGCGCTCCTGCTCGCTCAAGGACGGCGCCACCTGCTCCAGGAGGGCGGGCCGGCTCAACAGCCGCTCCAGCAGCCCCTGGGGCGTTGTCGGCATCCAGCACAGGTTGATCTCCCGGCGGGCGTCACGGGCGGTACGGATGTCTTCCCGGATCCAGGCGCGCGTGTCAGCGTCCGAGGCGTCCTGGTTCGTGGCCGCCGCGTACTGGTCGGTCAGGCGCTCCAGGAGCCAGATCACGAAGGCCTCGCGGGCCAGGTTGTGGGGCTTGCCGCCCCGACGGGCCCGTGAGGCCGCC
This region of Actinomyces oris genomic DNA includes:
- a CDS encoding HelD family protein — encoded protein: MRGLVSQTIPSRPPHSQQEAQPRAEDDAGSVREREMRGEQVVVDLAYNELDRQLAQARHSLARTEAQGVSGTHQSRGERDAYAVHYSSLVSSLEGVEDRLVFGRMDMSTSPDDAPDSEASGRASSSGSGRGVGGSSPVTDGGRRHYVGRIGLQDAQHREVILDWRAPLARAFYQATASEPMGLVRRRHIDTRARQVLGVEDEVLDLDALEAGEGLSDSSGTAVTAEDLQGEGALIAAMSSARDGRMGDIVATIQAEQDRVVTSSGRGVLVVQGGPGTGKTAVALHRVAYLFYSERERLERSGVLLVGPSRTFLRYVEQVLPSLGETGVVSTTIGDLVPGVRATAQEDARVAELKGRSLWVKALERAVRGLQRVPDAPREIEVQGVRLSLEPDDVREAASRARRGGKPHNLAREAFVIWLLERLTDQYAAATNQDASDADTRAWIREDIRTARDARREINLCWMPTTPQGLLERLLSRPALLEQVAPSLSEQERALLHREPGSALTAADIPLIDELAELLGPSEDAQARRARLEARRREDLVAYAAQAIESQELGGGMVSAEMLADRVSQGGPTLTLAERARSDRTWTYGHVVVDEAQELGTMAWRALARRCPVRSFTVVGDLAQYSGPHAPGSWGEVLTALGTASAEDAAEAQGRSRSQSRHRARSRSRQGRQSGRSRGGSTPLREEALSVCYRTPATIMEAAEETVTHLGHPPVYPVRSVRDLPDCLEVTDLSQSPEGAQPEAWASLLREVVAQESARLDEQVGAGVGRIAVICPSPGRTEALLRQDPDLVAAMEAPGGDVLRSRLLVVDPVLSKGLEFDVVVLVDPTEIGERSAGDLYVAMTRPTRRLRVVSRLPLLRGLEPRSSGR